In the Muricauda sp. MAR_2010_75 genome, one interval contains:
- the rimK gene encoding 30S ribosomal protein S6--L-glutamate ligase produces the protein MLDSTKILGSEEWCRLEDMGIPAIKARVDSGAKTSSIQASKVKIFTKGLEDWVRFEVNPIQDNRSISILCQAKLFDVRSVKSSQGISEERPVIKTSVTIGGNTFEIELTLANRDTMEYRMLLGREAINTRYLVDPAQSFCQGDITSEEIAKKYRPYMSEKSGLTLGLLASNPELYSNKRIIEAGEMRGHKVVFLNVENAYMKLDASSPEIRYRGGNVLDKFDAVIPRIKPSVTFYGCALLRQFDTLGVYCLNSADAISKSRDKLFASQLFSKNDIHIPITGFAKSPMDTKDLIRMVNGSPLIIKLLESTQGKGVVLAETNKAAESVINAFKSVQTNILVQEFIKEANGQDIRCFVVNGKVVASMQRQAQKGEFRANIHQGGAASKIKITPEERKLAVKSAKVLNLDVAGVDIIRSNRGPLLLEVNSSPGLEGIENTTGMDIANVMIETIERKLKYHN, from the coding sequence ATTTTGGACAGTACTAAAATATTGGGCAGTGAAGAATGGTGCCGTTTGGAGGATATGGGCATTCCCGCCATAAAGGCCCGGGTAGATTCCGGAGCAAAAACCTCTTCCATTCAAGCCAGTAAAGTAAAAATTTTCACCAAAGGATTGGAAGATTGGGTACGTTTTGAAGTCAACCCTATTCAAGATAACCGCAGTATTTCCATCCTTTGCCAAGCTAAATTGTTCGATGTAAGAAGCGTGAAGAGCTCTCAGGGAATATCCGAAGAACGTCCCGTGATCAAGACCTCGGTCACCATTGGCGGTAACACTTTTGAGATTGAACTTACGCTTGCCAATAGGGACACAATGGAATACCGTATGCTTTTGGGGCGCGAGGCCATCAACACCCGTTATTTGGTTGATCCTGCACAAAGTTTTTGTCAAGGCGATATAACATCGGAGGAAATCGCTAAAAAATACCGTCCCTACATGAGTGAAAAATCGGGGTTGACCCTGGGCCTTTTGGCCAGTAACCCTGAGCTGTATAGCAACAAGCGTATCATTGAGGCGGGAGAGATGCGCGGCCACAAAGTGGTCTTTTTGAACGTGGAGAACGCATATATGAAACTGGACGCCAGTTCACCCGAAATCCGTTATCGGGGAGGAAATGTTTTGGACAAGTTTGATGCAGTTATTCCTAGAATAAAACCATCGGTAACATTTTACGGCTGCGCCCTGTTGCGTCAATTTGATACCCTGGGCGTGTACTGTCTCAATTCAGCGGATGCCATCAGCAAGTCGCGGGACAAGCTTTTTGCATCGCAATTGTTCTCCAAGAACGACATCCATATTCCCATAACAGGATTTGCCAAATCACCCATGGACACCAAGGACCTGATACGTATGGTAAACGGCTCTCCTTTGATCATAAAGCTATTGGAAAGCACCCAAGGTAAGGGAGTGGTACTTGCCGAGACCAACAAAGCTGCGGAAAGTGTAATCAATGCCTTTAAAAGTGTTCAAACGAATATTTTGGTGCAGGAGTTCATAAAAGAAGCCAATGGGCAGGATATCCGTTGTTTTGTGGTGAACGGCAAAGTAGTGGCTTCCATGCAGCGTCAGGCACAGAAAGGGGAATTCAGGGCCAATATTCATCAAGGAGGTGCAGCATCCAAGATTAAAATAACACCTGAAGAACGCAAACTGGCCGTAAAATCGGCCAAAGTCCTTAATTTGGATGTGGCCGGGGTGGACATCATTCGCTCCAACAGGGGCCCCTTACTTTTGGAGGTAAATTCATCTCCGGGCTTGGAAGGTATTGAGAATACTACGGGTATGGATATTGCCAATGTTATGATAGAAACGATTGAACGAAAGTTAAAATATCATAATTGA
- a CDS encoding RMD1 family protein: MDFKAIALHLAGSIDIFGCRQAFDKKLLFGDRDELFYADEGGYVYIFRYGIVSFFGFDEASIAATTEEIKPFCEGWQQSELTEEIDIELLSGEAKPKVTNNKIVLPESDIEAMRLILMHLSQSVALDYFSGLSDQIMKETRQHTNHLEIKGKLDLGGKNLKKHIGRVLNINNQISENLYIFDSHEVTWEDEDLDRLDKNLKQIFDLKERYRTIKEQGYIIKENLSLFKDIMDHRESSRLEWIIIILILVEVVDLFIMRLIN, encoded by the coding sequence ATGGACTTTAAGGCCATAGCCCTTCATCTAGCCGGAAGCATTGATATTTTCGGCTGTAGACAGGCGTTTGACAAAAAACTATTGTTTGGAGATCGGGATGAACTTTTTTATGCCGATGAGGGTGGGTATGTTTATATTTTCAGATATGGTATTGTGTCCTTTTTTGGATTCGATGAAGCCTCCATTGCGGCCACTACGGAAGAAATCAAACCGTTCTGCGAAGGATGGCAACAATCGGAACTTACCGAAGAAATAGATATAGAACTTTTGTCGGGCGAGGCAAAGCCCAAAGTCACCAATAACAAGATCGTTTTGCCCGAATCGGACATTGAGGCCATGCGTTTGATTTTGATGCACCTGTCACAATCCGTGGCCTTGGATTATTTTTCTGGACTTTCGGACCAGATTATGAAAGAGACACGGCAGCATACCAACCATTTGGAAATCAAGGGAAAACTGGATCTCGGTGGCAAAAACCTCAAAAAGCACATTGGAAGGGTGTTGAACATTAACAACCAAATTTCAGAAAACCTGTATATTTTTGATTCCCATGAAGTGACTTGGGAAGATGAGGATTTGGACCGATTGGACAAAAACTTGAAGCAAATCTTTGATTTAAAGGAACGCTATCGTACCATTAAGGAGCAAGGATACATCATAAAAGAAAACCTGAGTCTTTTTAAGGACATCATGGATCACAGGGAAAGCAGCCGACTGGAGTGGATCATCATTATTTTGATCTTGGTCGAAGTTGTGGACCTGTTCATCATGCGATTGATCAACTAA
- a CDS encoding VOC family protein has product MEVKFHLALPCKDIAETKAFYQEVIQANLGRHTEKWLDVDLFGHQLTFTQSGNFNFDFKNYRLEDYILPSFHFGIIVPAAIWGELYTRLFQMDLEITTEATFMQDKVGEHLSFFVQDPNGYMVEFKSFKDATEIFATE; this is encoded by the coding sequence ATGGAGGTCAAGTTCCACCTCGCCTTGCCATGTAAGGACATAGCAGAGACCAAGGCCTTCTATCAAGAGGTCATCCAGGCCAATTTGGGTAGACATACCGAAAAATGGTTGGACGTCGACCTTTTCGGTCATCAATTGACCTTTACGCAATCGGGAAATTTCAACTTCGATTTTAAGAACTATCGTTTGGAAGATTATATCTTGCCATCGTTCCACTTCGGGATCATTGTTCCCGCGGCTATTTGGGGCGAACTGTACACAAGATTATTTCAAATGGACTTGGAAATTACCACAGAGGCCACTTTTATGCAGGACAAGGTAGGGGAGCACCTCTCCTTTTTTGTACAGGATCCCAACGGGTATATGGTGGAATTTAAAAGTTTTAAGGACGCCACCGAGATTTTTGCAACAGAATAA
- a CDS encoding NUDIX hydrolase codes for MKRVVKSRLIALHKNKVLVLQKVGRPLRYTLPGGVKKKKETEEETLIREVGEEIKLRLSPGEVQFYLSHIKKGNSGAIIKNYFLIQLKPSSIKVKEKHKFEAAFWVDWKEALPFMDKSDRLAVRSYFKSFGRKAKKNGKNGGQVPPRLAM; via the coding sequence ATGAAAAGAGTGGTCAAATCACGTCTGATCGCCTTGCATAAAAATAAGGTGCTGGTACTGCAAAAAGTGGGCAGACCGCTACGGTATACGTTGCCAGGCGGCGTAAAGAAAAAGAAAGAGACGGAGGAAGAGACCCTGATCAGGGAAGTGGGGGAGGAAATTAAATTAAGACTGTCGCCCGGTGAAGTACAGTTTTACCTGTCCCACATTAAAAAGGGCAATTCAGGTGCCATCATTAAGAATTATTTTTTGATTCAATTGAAACCGTCTTCCATCAAAGTAAAGGAAAAGCACAAGTTTGAGGCTGCCTTTTGGGTAGATTGGAAAGAAGCCTTGCCCTTCATGGACAAATCGGATAGGTTGGCGGTACGATCATACTTTAAAAGTTTTGGAAGAAAAGCAAAGAAAAACGGAAAAAATGGAGGTCAAGTTCCACCTCGCCTTGCCATGTAA
- a CDS encoding deoxyhypusine synthase family protein, translated as MSNKGEISQFIEKYYLHFNAASLVDAAKGYEAQLNQGSKMLVSLAGAMSTAELGKIFSEIIRTEKVHIVSCTGANLEEDLMNLVAHSHYKRVPNYRDLTPQDEWDLLEKGLNRVTDTCIPEEEAFRRLQKHIFKLWKKAEEEGKRYFPHEYMYQLLLSGVLEEYYEIDIKDSWMYAAAEKNLPIVVPGWEDSTMGNIFASYVIKGELKASTVKSGIEYMTFLADWYSKNSENGIGFFQIGGGIAGDFPICVVPMLYQDLEQTDIPFWSYFCQISDSTTSFGSYSGAVPNEKITWGKLDIHTPKFIIESDATIVAPLIFAYLLNM; from the coding sequence ATGAGTAACAAAGGAGAAATATCACAATTTATTGAAAAATACTACCTTCATTTCAATGCAGCTTCCCTTGTGGATGCCGCAAAAGGGTACGAAGCACAATTGAACCAAGGTTCCAAAATGCTCGTTTCCTTGGCAGGGGCCATGAGCACTGCTGAATTGGGCAAGATTTTTTCTGAAATTATACGAACTGAAAAAGTACACATTGTTTCCTGTACCGGGGCCAACTTGGAAGAAGATTTGATGAACCTTGTGGCGCATTCCCATTACAAAAGAGTGCCCAATTACCGTGACCTTACCCCTCAAGATGAATGGGATTTATTGGAAAAAGGATTGAACCGCGTAACCGATACTTGCATTCCTGAAGAAGAAGCATTTAGACGGTTGCAAAAGCACATCTTCAAACTTTGGAAAAAGGCCGAGGAGGAAGGCAAACGCTATTTTCCGCATGAATATATGTACCAACTTTTATTGTCCGGTGTTCTGGAAGAGTACTATGAAATTGACATAAAAGATTCATGGATGTACGCCGCAGCTGAAAAAAATCTGCCCATTGTGGTTCCCGGATGGGAAGATAGTACCATGGGGAACATTTTCGCTAGCTATGTCATTAAAGGTGAATTAAAGGCCAGTACCGTAAAATCCGGAATCGAATACATGACCTTTTTGGCGGATTGGTACAGCAAGAATTCAGAAAACGGCATTGGCTTCTTTCAAATAGGGGGCGGTATTGCAGGTGATTTCCCGATTTGTGTAGTGCCAATGTTGTATCAAGATTTGGAGCAGACCGACATCCCTTTTTGGAGCTATTTCTGCCAGATCAGTGATTCCACAACAAGTTTTGGTTCCTATTCCGGTGCAGTGCCCAACGAAAAAATTACCTGGGGGAAATTGGACATCCACACCCCTAAATTCATAATAGAGTCAGACGCGACCATTGTGGCGCCATTGATTTTTGCTTACCTCTTAAACATGTAA
- the speB gene encoding agmatinase codes for MKTNRMYAGIPKEYGSAEKAKVVLLPVPYDGTSTWGKGADKGPEAFLEASENMEVYDIETDSEVYKVGIYLADPIDELGTPETMVNAVHKTVKEYIKRNKVVTMIGGEHSISIGAIRAFNECFEDLTVLQIDAHADLRKEYNGSKYNHACALYEANETTNLVQVGIRSMDHSETLVMDKDKVFFAHEMVTDDFWMDSAIDLMTENVYITFDLDGLDPSILPSTGTPEPGGLFWYETLDFLKRVFEERNVVGFDIVELCPNTNDRTSDFLAAKLYYKMLSYRFNEKNEYIEDGFVEGDEDFKKSNTILDDYDE; via the coding sequence ATGAAAACGAATAGAATGTATGCCGGTATTCCAAAGGAATACGGGTCGGCTGAAAAAGCCAAAGTTGTATTGTTGCCCGTTCCGTATGATGGTACCAGCACTTGGGGCAAAGGCGCTGACAAAGGCCCGGAAGCCTTTTTGGAAGCTTCAGAAAATATGGAGGTGTATGACATTGAGACAGATAGTGAAGTCTATAAAGTAGGGATTTACCTGGCTGACCCAATCGATGAGTTGGGTACGCCCGAAACCATGGTCAATGCAGTACATAAAACTGTAAAGGAGTATATTAAGCGAAACAAGGTGGTGACTATGATAGGTGGGGAGCATTCCATTTCCATAGGTGCCATTAGGGCCTTCAACGAATGTTTTGAGGACCTTACCGTGTTGCAGATTGATGCCCATGCCGATTTGCGAAAAGAATACAATGGCTCAAAATACAACCATGCCTGTGCCTTGTACGAAGCCAATGAGACCACAAATTTGGTGCAGGTGGGCATTCGCAGCATGGACCATTCAGAAACATTGGTCATGGACAAGGACAAGGTATTTTTTGCCCATGAGATGGTAACCGATGATTTTTGGATGGACAGTGCCATAGATTTGATGACGGAGAATGTGTACATTACTTTTGATTTGGACGGGTTGGACCCCTCCATTTTGCCCTCCACAGGAACCCCGGAACCGGGTGGTCTTTTCTGGTATGAAACCCTTGACTTTTTAAAGCGGGTATTCGAGGAAAGAAATGTGGTAGGCTTTGATATTGTTGAATTGTGCCCTAATACCAACGACCGGACGTCGGATTTTTTGGCGGCCAAATTATATTACAAAATGTTGAGCTACAGGTTCAACGAAAAAAATGAATATATAGAAGATGGATTTGTTGAAGGAGACGAAGATTTCAAGAAATCCAACACAATACTAGATGATTACGATGAGTAA
- a CDS encoding arginine decarboxylase, with amino-acid sequence MKTKYIDLIEQTYDFPQEEFQLEDNKLQFHGVDLYNLVQRYGTPLKFTYLPKISKNIQRAKEWFGAAMAKHDYKGSYHYCYCTKSSHFEHVLNEALKNDIHIETSSAFDINIVEHLKKKGKISKDTYVICNGFKRDQYVQNIARLINEGHKNCIPIIDNYEEIELLSEAIEGKFKVGIRIASEEEPKFEFYTSRLGIGYKNIVPFYNQSIKNNDQVELKMLHFFINTGIRDTAYYWNELLKCLKVYISLKKVCPTLDSLNIGGGFPIKNSLAFEYDYEYMVDEIIHQIKQACDEAEVEVPHIFTEFGSFTVGESGGTIYEVLYQKQQNDREKWNMINSSFITTMPDSWAISKRFITLAINRWNEEYERVLLGGLTCDSDDYYNSEQHMNAIYMPKYKKDKPLYIGFFNTGAYQETIGGFGGLQHCLIPHPKHILIQKDDKGNLKTSVFAEQQTAEEFLSILGYGSKKDENGLLDPKKMLVSSKN; translated from the coding sequence ATGAAAACAAAGTACATCGACTTGATCGAGCAGACTTACGATTTTCCCCAGGAGGAATTTCAATTAGAGGACAACAAACTACAGTTCCACGGTGTAGACCTATATAATTTGGTGCAACGCTATGGAACTCCTTTGAAGTTCACATACCTGCCCAAAATATCCAAAAACATACAGCGGGCAAAAGAGTGGTTTGGCGCGGCCATGGCCAAGCATGATTATAAAGGATCCTACCACTATTGCTATTGCACCAAAAGCTCCCATTTTGAGCATGTTTTGAATGAAGCCCTCAAAAATGACATTCACATTGAGACTTCGTCGGCCTTTGACATCAATATTGTGGAACACTTAAAAAAGAAAGGTAAAATTTCAAAGGATACCTATGTTATCTGTAATGGGTTTAAACGGGACCAGTATGTACAGAACATAGCACGGTTGATCAATGAGGGGCATAAAAACTGCATCCCTATTATTGATAATTATGAAGAAATTGAACTCTTAAGCGAAGCCATTGAAGGGAAGTTTAAGGTGGGTATCCGGATTGCTTCAGAAGAAGAACCAAAATTTGAGTTCTATACCTCACGATTGGGTATCGGGTATAAGAACATTGTACCCTTTTATAATCAGTCCATCAAAAATAATGACCAGGTTGAGTTGAAGATGTTGCACTTCTTCATCAATACAGGAATCAGGGATACGGCCTATTATTGGAACGAGCTTTTAAAGTGTCTAAAAGTCTATATAAGCCTTAAAAAAGTATGCCCAACTTTGGATAGCCTTAATATAGGCGGAGGGTTCCCCATTAAGAACTCCCTGGCTTTTGAATACGATTATGAGTATATGGTGGACGAGATCATCCATCAAATAAAGCAAGCGTGTGATGAGGCTGAGGTTGAAGTGCCCCACATCTTCACCGAATTTGGAAGTTTTACCGTAGGTGAAAGTGGTGGAACCATTTACGAGGTGCTTTATCAAAAACAACAGAACGATAGGGAAAAATGGAATATGATCAACTCGTCGTTCATCACTACCATGCCAGATTCGTGGGCCATTAGCAAAAGGTTCATCACTTTGGCCATAAACCGATGGAACGAGGAGTATGAGCGGGTTCTATTGGGAGGGTTGACCTGTGATAGTGACGATTATTACAATTCGGAACAGCACATGAACGCTATCTATATGCCCAAGTACAAAAAGGATAAACCCTTATATATCGGGTTTTTCAATACGGGAGCTTACCAAGAAACCATTGGAGGTTTTGGTGGATTGCAACATTGTCTCATTCCCCATCCCAAACATATATTGATTCAGAAAGATGATAAGGGCAATTTGAAAACCTCGGTGTTTGCCGAACAACAGACCGCCGAAGAATTTCTGTCCATTTTGGGCTATGGATCCAAGAAGGATGAAAATGGTCTTTTAGACCCAAAAAAAATGCTGGTTTCCAGCAAAAACTGA
- a CDS encoding PQQ-dependent sugar dehydrogenase, whose protein sequence is MAFESEVENFELELVADSIRVPFGMCFLPDKQLLVSNRFSGEIIRVNPGSGTKEILKGVPKSYCQGDGGALDILLHPEFEKNNWLYFAHSIGDSTASTMAIDRGKLMGDSLTQIERIFTAFPFYSSPSHYGTRMAIHNEYLFFTMGDRYDLKDSAQTLSNHLGKVMRIFDDGRIPNNNPFVGKPNAKPEIWSYGHRNPQGLTIHPQTQELWLHEHGPKGGDEVNRIDPGLNYGWPVICHGIDYDDTPIGEGITHKEGMEQPNHLYVPSIAPSGMEFYSGNKFKKWKGNLFIGAMALTHLNRLVLKEGKIIHEERLLKDFNKRIRVVRQGPDGYLYIGVDGGAIYRLIPN, encoded by the coding sequence TTGGCATTTGAAAGCGAGGTGGAGAATTTTGAATTGGAACTGGTAGCCGACAGTATTCGTGTTCCTTTCGGGATGTGCTTTTTACCCGATAAACAGCTACTGGTATCCAATAGATTTTCTGGTGAGATCATCCGCGTGAACCCTGGTTCTGGAACAAAAGAAATACTAAAAGGGGTTCCTAAATCCTATTGTCAAGGTGATGGCGGGGCATTGGATATTCTTCTTCACCCTGAATTTGAAAAAAACAACTGGTTGTATTTTGCCCATTCCATCGGGGATTCCACTGCAAGTACCATGGCTATTGATCGTGGAAAACTAATGGGAGACTCCTTAACCCAAATTGAGCGTATTTTTACGGCTTTTCCCTTTTACAGCTCCCCGAGTCATTATGGAACGCGTATGGCCATTCATAACGAATATCTATTTTTTACCATGGGAGACCGTTATGATCTAAAGGATTCTGCCCAAACCTTGAGCAATCATTTGGGAAAAGTAATGCGCATTTTTGATGATGGCAGGATACCAAATAACAATCCATTCGTTGGAAAACCCAATGCCAAACCTGAAATTTGGAGCTATGGACATAGAAATCCACAGGGTTTGACCATTCATCCCCAGACCCAAGAATTATGGTTGCATGAGCACGGACCCAAAGGTGGTGATGAGGTTAATCGAATTGACCCTGGTCTCAACTATGGCTGGCCCGTTATCTGTCATGGCATAGATTATGACGACACTCCTATTGGTGAAGGAATTACTCATAAAGAAGGTATGGAACAACCCAACCACCTCTATGTGCCATCCATTGCCCCCAGCGGCATGGAATTCTACTCAGGTAATAAGTTTAAAAAATGGAAAGGGAATCTCTTTATTGGAGCCATGGCACTTACCCATCTAAATAGATTGGTGTTGAAAGAGGGAAAGATAATCCATGAGGAACGGTTGCTAAAAGACTTTAATAAAAGGATACGGGTAGTAAGACAAGGACCAGATGGTTACCTATATATTGGAGTAGATGGAGGAGCAATCTATAGGCTTATACCCAACTAA
- a CDS encoding xanthine dehydrogenase family protein molybdopterin-binding subunit: MTLVKTKIGRRAFIRNTGLAGGGLVLGFNWLASCKMTPEQVNSMPKEWFELNGFLKIGDNGLVTIMSPNPEIGQNVKTAMPMIVAEELDVAWKDVIVEQAPLNTDIFTRQLAGGSQSIRQGWEGLRMAGATARQMLKEAAAKAWEVPVGEITTSEGMLTHEASGKSAGYGEIASAAAAVEVPEEVELKEQKDFKIIGTDRKNVDGEKIVTGKPLYGLDVQKDGMLIAMIVHPPAFGMKLKDMDAESVKSMPGIKDVFPIVVYPEDVEKQWSDGGAIAELAVVVGNSTWECMQAKKALQVQWEEDSKMESTAYHDERLSELLKTTPKEAARKDGDVDAAFKTAAKIVESTYTAPFLAHNTMEPMNFFADVTADKAELLGPIQTPEFLELTLASRLGLPKEKIDIMMTRMGGGFGRRLYGTFAVEAAVISQKMGAPIKLVYTREDDMTQGTYRPSYKVKYKAGLDENGNLIAWHVRGAGTNDDLVFENRFPAGAVDNYLAEKHSLQTNVTTGAWRAPRSNFIAGAEQAFMDEVAEAAGKDPIEFRLELFDRAISNPVGDPEQNDYDPERYAGVLKLVKEKSNWTSGDNGKSRGVSAYYCHNSYVAQVLDLTMNGNTPNVDKVWCAVDCGIVINPLSAKNQIEGGIVDGIGHATYSAMTFKDGQPEQSNFDTYRLIRNMEAPKEIETFFVDNGIDPTGLGEPSLPPIVGALSNAMYKATGRRHYNQPLINDKPPLVG; this comes from the coding sequence ATGACGCTTGTAAAGACAAAAATAGGACGACGTGCTTTCATACGAAATACAGGTTTGGCCGGAGGTGGGCTCGTTCTTGGATTCAACTGGTTGGCTTCCTGCAAAATGACCCCAGAGCAAGTCAACAGTATGCCCAAAGAGTGGTTTGAACTCAATGGATTTTTGAAAATTGGGGACAACGGTTTGGTGACCATCATGTCACCCAATCCGGAAATAGGACAAAACGTAAAAACGGCCATGCCCATGATTGTGGCCGAAGAGTTGGATGTGGCTTGGAAAGACGTCATTGTGGAACAAGCTCCCTTGAACACAGATATTTTTACACGACAATTGGCAGGGGGAAGTCAATCCATTCGCCAAGGGTGGGAAGGTCTTCGCATGGCTGGGGCCACGGCCCGTCAAATGTTGAAGGAGGCTGCTGCCAAAGCTTGGGAAGTTCCTGTTGGTGAAATTACTACTTCCGAAGGAATGCTCACCCATGAGGCTAGTGGCAAATCAGCCGGATATGGTGAAATTGCCTCCGCTGCTGCTGCAGTTGAGGTTCCAGAAGAAGTGGAACTTAAAGAACAAAAAGATTTTAAAATCATCGGTACCGACCGCAAGAATGTGGACGGTGAGAAAATTGTGACTGGAAAACCATTGTATGGATTAGATGTACAAAAAGATGGTATGCTCATTGCCATGATTGTGCATCCACCGGCCTTTGGCATGAAATTAAAAGATATGGATGCTGAATCCGTAAAATCCATGCCGGGAATAAAAGATGTGTTTCCTATTGTGGTGTACCCCGAAGATGTGGAAAAACAATGGTCCGATGGAGGAGCCATTGCTGAATTGGCGGTTGTTGTTGGAAACAGTACCTGGGAATGCATGCAAGCCAAAAAGGCACTGCAGGTTCAGTGGGAAGAGGATTCCAAAATGGAGAGCACCGCTTATCATGATGAGAGGCTTTCAGAACTGTTAAAAACCACCCCAAAAGAAGCTGCGCGTAAAGACGGTGATGTGGATGCCGCATTCAAAACCGCTGCCAAAATTGTGGAAAGTACCTATACCGCACCCTTCTTGGCCCACAATACCATGGAGCCTATGAATTTCTTTGCCGATGTTACAGCAGATAAAGCAGAATTATTGGGCCCCATTCAAACTCCAGAATTTTTAGAACTGACATTGGCTTCCAGATTGGGATTGCCCAAGGAGAAGATTGATATTATGATGACCCGAATGGGAGGTGGATTTGGTCGCCGTTTGTATGGAACTTTTGCTGTGGAAGCCGCTGTAATTTCCCAAAAAATGGGTGCTCCCATAAAGTTAGTGTATACCCGTGAAGATGATATGACCCAAGGAACCTACCGCCCTTCGTACAAGGTAAAGTACAAGGCTGGTTTGGATGAAAACGGCAATTTGATCGCATGGCATGTTCGCGGTGCGGGAACCAACGATGACCTCGTTTTTGAAAATCGTTTTCCAGCGGGTGCAGTGGACAATTACCTTGCTGAAAAGCATAGTTTGCAAACCAATGTGACCACTGGTGCATGGCGGGCCCCTCGTTCCAACTTTATTGCTGGTGCCGAGCAAGCCTTTATGGATGAGGTGGCAGAAGCCGCTGGTAAGGATCCTATTGAATTCCGTTTGGAGTTGTTTGATCGGGCCATTTCAAACCCAGTTGGAGATCCAGAACAAAATGATTACGACCCAGAACGTTATGCGGGCGTACTAAAATTGGTCAAGGAAAAATCCAATTGGACCAGTGGAGACAACGGAAAATCCAGAGGGGTTTCAGCGTACTATTGTCATAATTCGTATGTGGCTCAAGTACTGGATTTAACCATGAATGGAAATACGCCCAATGTGGACAAGGTTTGGTGTGCCGTGGATTGTGGAATTGTCATCAACCCACTGAGTGCCAAAAACCAGATTGAAGGTGGAATTGTGGATGGTATTGGACACGCTACCTATAGTGCGATGACCTTTAAGGATGGCCAACCGGAACAATCCAATTTTGACACATATCGCCTAATCCGAAATATGGAGGCACCAAAGGAAATAGAAACCTTTTTTGTTGACAATGGCATTGACCCAACAGGTTTGGGCGAACCATCATTGCCACCAATTGTGGGAGCTTTGTCCAATGCAATGTACAAGGCAACCGGAAGGCGTCATTACAATCAACCTTTGATCAATGACAAGCCCCCATTGGTAGGCTGA
- a CDS encoding (2Fe-2S)-binding protein, producing MATFTLNINGKTQEVDVDPSTPILWVLRDNLKLVGTKYGCGIAQCGACTIHLNGTATRSCMLPISSVGNQEITTIEGLSEDGDHPVQKAWIEEDVPQCGYCQAGQIMTASALLKQNPNPTDEEIEMAMNGNICRCGTYLRIRKAVKTASKS from the coding sequence ATGGCAACATTTACACTCAACATCAACGGAAAAACGCAGGAGGTGGACGTAGACCCCTCCACACCCATTCTTTGGGTTTTGCGAGACAATTTAAAACTAGTAGGAACCAAGTACGGTTGTGGTATTGCACAATGTGGCGCTTGTACCATCCATTTGAATGGAACGGCCACACGGTCCTGCATGTTACCGATATCGTCTGTGGGCAATCAAGAAATAACTACCATTGAGGGGTTATCTGAAGATGGAGACCATCCCGTGCAAAAGGCTTGGATTGAAGAAGATGTGCCCCAGTGCGGTTACTGTCAAGCAGGGCAAATTATGACTGCTTCGGCGCTTTTAAAACAAAATCCGAATCCTACGGACGAAGAAATTGAAATGGCAATGAACGGCAACATTTGCCGTTGCGGAACATACCTTAGAATACGAAAAGCTGTGAAAACGGCATCAAAATCATAA